The DNA segment GGCAGAATCAGGCTTTACGCAACTAGGGATAAATGCGATCGCTCGTGAAGCTGGAGTTGATAAAGTCTTGATTTATCGTTATTTTGAGAATCTGCCCTCGCTGCTACAAACCTTTGGCAAGGAAGGTAACTACTGGCTTACGGTTGAAGAATTAATTGGGGATGAAACTGTCGTCGATGCTGAATCGCTGGCTGACTGGATGGCATTGTTACTGACAAGATTTATGCATGACTTGCAAGAACGACCCATCACCCAAGAAATTATGCGCTGGGAATTACTCGAAGCCAATAAGTTAACCCATGAGTTGGCAACAGTGCGGAATCAGATGGCTATTGAGAGTTTAAAATTTCTCAACCAGAAGTATTCCTTTCCTCCAGATAAAGATATCCCTGCTATCAGTGCAGTGTTGATTGCTGGAATTGTTTATCTGGTGATGCGAACCAAAGTCAGCGATACATTCTTAGGAATTGATTTTAGTTCACCGACAGGATGGGAACGAATTGAAAGGGCGATCGCCTCTCTAGTTCAGACAATTGGGGAGAATGATGGGTGATCAAGGTATTTTCCAATTTTCACCCACAAACTTTGGTAAACAAACATAAAAATCAGCGTCTCGTTTTTTGGTCAACGATATTCCCTCACCCAGATCATATATAGGAACCGCCAAGGAGGTTAAGACATAAACGGATAATCAAACTTAGACACCAAAAGGGTTTTAACACACTCCCCACTCCCCACTCCCCACTCCCTACTCCCTACTCCCCAGCTATAAATACTTATGGCATGGGGTGAAAGAGAAGGTCAGGGAAAATGTAATTAAAAATTGCCCAAGTAGAGAAAGCAACTATAACGGCAAAAACTGCAAGCACAGGTGCGGTGGAAAGATACTGAAGAAAATATTCTTTTTGATTATTTTGTTTGGGCATAAAATTATTTTTTATCCTCCTTAACCAAATGATAATATTCTAAAAAAATATATTAACTATAAATCTAGCTGAAGTAACATTAATATAATTCACATTTATTCCTATATATATAGTCCATTGGATAGCAAAAACACATAAAAACTTAGTGCCAAATAGTAACTTATTTTGAGTTAAATTAGAAGATGAAAGCTTAAATTGAGTTCTTTTATAAATATTATCAAAATGAAGTTTAGCGACTGGGCTACTAGAGTATTACTGATTTCGCTGATGTTAACAACACTGATTGCGGCTTTGTTGGTGGGAAGAATACAAAGTAATCAAATAAGTTCTCATAGCGAAATTGCTGATATAATCACAGATTGGAGTCAATATCCACAGGCAGAGTTACAATCAGCAAATAGCCCAGAGGATGAATCACCAGAAGTTTTACCCTCACCTTCAGTCACCAGCAATCAAAGTTCTGGGAGATACGAAACGACAGAAGCTTTCGCCAAGTACACACCAACCTATGAAATCGCCGCAGTACACCCCAGCAACTATGGAGAGCGATATTTTCAAGACGTTAATGGTTTATCTTTGAACAATCAAGCAATTGTTGTTCTTCATGAAACCGGCGATTCTGCTTCTAGTGCCGTTAATTTTTTTCAAACACCCCATGAAGATGATAGTGTGCAAGCAAGTTATCATGCTTTAATTAAGCTAGATGGGACAATAATTTATTTAGTCCCCCCAGATAAACGAGCTTATGGGGCAGCTAATTCGGTTTTTGAGAGTCCCAATGGTGTTGAAACTGTAACAACTAATCCTAATTTAGCCTCGTCTGTAAATAATTTTGCTTATCATGTTTCTTTGGAAACACCACCAGACGGTCGGGGAAATAATTTTCTCAAGTCTCATAGCGGTTATACGCAGCTGCAATACAATTCCTTAGCCTGGTTAATTGCTCAAAGTCAAGTTCCAGACTATCGCATCACCACCCATCACGCCGTAGACCGTTCTGGTCAAAAAATTGACCCTATCAGTTTTGATGGTAATAAATTTTTACGCTTACTTCATAGCTATCGTCAGATTAGTCCCACCTATCAAGCTCAAAATTAAAAGTGCTTTTTTCCCACCCGTTGTAGAGACGTTCCATGGAACGTCTCTACATTCTTTGTCTGAGATTTAAATCATTGAAAAGCTTATTGTCTAGGCTTTGTAAAGCTATAAATTTGCTGAGTTTCCAAGCGATCGCATATCGTAGAAGGTACAATATCCAAAGAAAAATTCTGTCTATCTAGTTTAACTTGTAAGTTACTCAAAGGGTCGCTACCAGGAGAAATCAGAAATTCTAGTTTCTCAATATAAGGCAAAGTTACCAGATGGTCGAGAATTTGGAAAATTGCTTGTAGGTAAGGATGACCATTCTGTTTATACCAATCACTATCAGCAACATTTGCTTGATCAAAACCCAAGTGTACTGTTAATGATGGTTGAGCAAATAACGCCAACCCTAACGGACGAGCTTCTTCTTGTAATAGTAAATGACTATTTTTAGCTAAATGCCGCAGTTTGTCTAAGCGTTCATAGCGTTGAGTGACTAATTCCGGGTCATCTTGCCAGTTAATTGCTACTGTGACTAAGTAAGTCTGTAACAGCATATGACCCAGCTTTTGGGCTTTGGTGGCCAAATAATATGAATTGTAGTCGTTAGCTTCAATCAACAACGGTAAGCGGTCAACTACTTCCAACCCGTAGCCCTTGAGTCCAGCAATTTTACGAGGATTATTAGTAATCAGGCGAATCTTTTTTACACCCAAATCCATGAGCATTTGCGCCCCCATACCATAATCGCGCAAGTCTGCTGGAAATCCTAAGCGCTCGTTAGCTTCGACTGTATCCAGTCCCATATCCTGTAAAGAATAGGCTTTGAGTTTATTAATTAAGCCGATTCCCCGCCCTTCTTGACGCAGATACACTACGACACCTTGACCAGCGGCTTCAATCATTTTTAATGCTGCTACGAGCTGCATTCGACAGTCGCAGCGCAAAGAACCCAAAGCGTCACCAGTTAAACATTCGGAATGCATCCGCACCATGACTGCCTCATCTCCGAAATTAGCGGGATCACCCTTGACAATAGCAACGTGTTCTGTATTATCCAGAGTATGGCGGTAGGCGTAAATATCAAACTGACCGAATTGGCTGGGTAGCTTGGTTACTACCTCACGATATACTAAGCGATCGTGTTGCAGACGATAACTAATTAAGTCGGCAATACTAATAATTTTAAGCTGATGATGTTGAGCATAATCCATTAATTGGGGTAACCGCGCCATGGAACCATTAGGGTTTTGAATTTCACAAATTACCCCAGCTGGATATAGCCCTGCTAGTCGAGATAAATCAACAGCAGCTTCGGTATGTCCGGCGCGTTTAAGTACGCCTCCCAATTTGGCGCGAATCGGGAAAATATGACCAGGACGACGTAAATCTGTCGGTTTTGTCTCTGGGTTGAGGGTAACTTGAATAGTGCGGGCGCGGTCTTCGGCGGAAATGCCAGTAGAAACACCCAACTCAGGGCCAGCATCAATACTAACTGTAAATGCAGTTTGGTTAGTATCGGTGATGTTAGTCACCATTAATGGTAAATCTAATTCATCCAAGCGATCGCCTGTCATAGCCAGACAAATCAGCCCTCTGGCTTCCACCGCCATGAAATTAATCATATCCGGTGTAGCAAATTGGGCAGCACAAATCAGATCGCCTTCATTTTCTCTATTTTCATCATCTACCACCACAATGACACGACCTGCTTTTAAGTCTGCCAAAGCAGCATCAATAGAATCAAATTTAAAGGCTGGAGTTGAGGAGGCAGCACTATCAGTTTTTTCCCCTACGGTCGGAGTTACACCCGTGCGGGTGTCTTCCCCATTCAAGGGAGTAGAATCAGACTGTCGTGTAGGCTTAGGCTTTGACACAGAAAATTTCCAGCTAGCAAAAGTAAATTTTTTTTACAATTTCTTATTTTAAATTGTAGCTCGTTTATCTAGCAGAGAAGTAGAATATCATTGATTTGATGACTTGACAAAAATTCTGTAGCTAAAATTACTGGATTTGCAATTGTAAACACTGAAAGGATCAAATAGCCGACAAATTGGAAATTTGGGCTAGTGAGAGTGTAGAATTTTGCCACAACCCAAGGCAGAGCCAAGACATTGCATTGGGGATTACTAGTGTATTGTGCGCTTGGTATCTTGTAGCTGATATTTGATCATTGACAACCAAAAACGGATAAGGATTTCATAATTATGGGTGATTTTAGACGCGTACCAG comes from the Nodularia sp. NIES-3585 genome and includes:
- a CDS encoding PsaJ protein — protein: MPKQNNQKEYFLQYLSTAPVLAVFAVIVAFSTWAIFNYIFPDLLFHPMP
- a CDS encoding peptidoglycan recognition family protein; the encoded protein is MKFSDWATRVLLISLMLTTLIAALLVGRIQSNQISSHSEIADIITDWSQYPQAELQSANSPEDESPEVLPSPSVTSNQSSGRYETTEAFAKYTPTYEIAAVHPSNYGERYFQDVNGLSLNNQAIVVLHETGDSASSAVNFFQTPHEDDSVQASYHALIKLDGTIIYLVPPDKRAYGAANSVFESPNGVETVTTNPNLASSVNNFAYHVSLETPPDGRGNNFLKSHSGYTQLQYNSLAWLIAQSQVPDYRITTHHAVDRSGQKIDPISFDGNKFLRLLHSYRQISPTYQAQN
- the ribBA gene encoding bifunctional 3,4-dihydroxy-2-butanone-4-phosphate synthase/GTP cyclohydrolase II, giving the protein MSKPKPTRQSDSTPLNGEDTRTGVTPTVGEKTDSAASSTPAFKFDSIDAALADLKAGRVIVVVDDENRENEGDLICAAQFATPDMINFMAVEARGLICLAMTGDRLDELDLPLMVTNITDTNQTAFTVSIDAGPELGVSTGISAEDRARTIQVTLNPETKPTDLRRPGHIFPIRAKLGGVLKRAGHTEAAVDLSRLAGLYPAGVICEIQNPNGSMARLPQLMDYAQHHQLKIISIADLISYRLQHDRLVYREVVTKLPSQFGQFDIYAYRHTLDNTEHVAIVKGDPANFGDEAVMVRMHSECLTGDALGSLRCDCRMQLVAALKMIEAAGQGVVVYLRQEGRGIGLINKLKAYSLQDMGLDTVEANERLGFPADLRDYGMGAQMLMDLGVKKIRLITNNPRKIAGLKGYGLEVVDRLPLLIEANDYNSYYLATKAQKLGHMLLQTYLVTVAINWQDDPELVTQRYERLDKLRHLAKNSHLLLQEEARPLGLALFAQPSLTVHLGFDQANVADSDWYKQNGHPYLQAIFQILDHLVTLPYIEKLEFLISPGSDPLSNLQVKLDRQNFSLDIVPSTICDRLETQQIYSFTKPRQ
- a CDS encoding TetR/AcrR family transcriptional regulator gives rise to the protein MARDKEETKTRILAAVGKLLAESGFTQLGINAIAREAGVDKVLIYRYFENLPSLLQTFGKEGNYWLTVEELIGDETVVDAESLADWMALLLTRFMHDLQERPITQEIMRWELLEANKLTHELATVRNQMAIESLKFLNQKYSFPPDKDIPAISAVLIAGIVYLVMRTKVSDTFLGIDFSSPTGWERIERAIASLVQTIGENDG